A genomic window from Quercus lobata isolate SW786 chromosome 10, ValleyOak3.0 Primary Assembly, whole genome shotgun sequence includes:
- the LOC115965489 gene encoding uncharacterized protein LOC115965489 has translation MENNMLQTNFGASNLLLHRRSKNDDFFSDIHMEAKRLKLFGFDVDPYAKGEKYMKKFERQGSVRSSDKELLGMEKSFEEKSSICEPAQKRYVCVFCLKEFSSSQAFGGHQNAHKNERLKKKLMQPQGEGASFNAYLQPLQSHSGFIPGHSSPCFIDFSSCAPDITHHKESQIGLNSLDQDQNLYSGASRVFKPIAQASHGRFEQPAVIKPLPSYVSKKSCQSLCIRLGLPNAAPPEAHAIQFGKSKQCLSFFPFDFYDSQSEKDG, from the coding sequence ATGGAAAACAATATGTTGCAAACAAACTTTGGGGCCTCTAACTTACTCTTGCATAGAAGGAGCAAGAATGATGACTTCTTTTCTGATATCCACATGGAGGCGAAAAGGCTCAAATTATTTGGCTTTGATGTGGATCCTTATGCCAAGGGTgagaaatatatgaaaaaatttgaaaggcAGGGAAGTGTTAGGTCCTCTGACaaagaattgttggggatggagAAATCTTTTGAAGAGAAAAGTTCAATATGCGAACCAGCACAGAAGAggtatgtatgtgtgttttgtcTTAAGGAGTTTTCAAGCTCGCAGGCATTTGGAGGCCACCAAAATGCCCATAAGAACGAGAGGCTAAAGAAGAAACTAATGCAGCCTCAGGGAGAGGGGGCTAGCTTCAATGCTTACCTTCAACCTCTCCAAAGTCACAGTGGTTTCATTCCCGGTCATTCTTCCCCATGTTTCATTGACTTTTCTTCTTGTGCACCTGATATAACACACCACAAGGAGTCTCAGATTGGCTTGAATTCCTTGGATCAAGATCAAAACTTATACAGTGGTGCATCTCGTGTCTTCAAGCCGATAGCTCAGGCTTCTCATGGCCGATTTGAACAACCAGCAGTCATCAAACCTTTGCCATCCTATGTTTCAAAGAAAAGCTGTCAGAGTCTGTGTATTCGATTAGGCTTGCCCAATGCAGCTCCTCCAGAAGCGCATGCTATACAGTTTGGGAAATCTAAACAGTGCTTATCCTTCTTCCCTTTTGATTTTTATGATTCTCAAAGTGAAAAAGATGGGTGA